The genomic segment GACGTCGACTTCCCAAAAGGCTACTTCCGGCAAAGCCTCTTTGCCCTACGCGCTTGGGAGTGGGGCACGACAGCGGCGTCAGCTATCGACCCCGGCCCCGGGAGGGATGGCCAAACCGCGGTTCCCTAGGGCTCCGCGGGAAAGAGGCGGGCGCGGCTTTCGAGACCGTCGCGCAATACGGCCATTTGCTTCTGAAGTCGAACGCATACCAGGCGGCGAATGAGGATGCGTTGGAGCCAAGTGAAGCCGGGTCGTGTGTCCGTCCGGGTACGGGAAACGAAGACGAGCCAAGGATCGCCACCGCCAGGCTCTTCCACGAAAGCGGTGGTCCTCAAGGCGGAATCGAAGTAGTGACTCGCGTAAATCTGCTTGGACGCGGCCAGGACCACCCGGTGCGAGCCAATGGTCCTTCTGAGGAGGGTCACGTGGTTGATGCTCACCACGACGTGGGCCCAGAGCCTCTCCTTGACCCAATATAGGAAGTCCTCCGCTCCCTCGGGTCGACCCCGGGGAAACTCCGTGAGGTAGCGGCGCAGCTCGGGAACAGTGTCGAGGGGTCCCTCGAAACGGCGGAGGAGCTCGTCGAGATTCTCGGCGGCGCGAACGGGCTCCCGCGCGTCCTCGTACACCGGGAGGGCGGAGTTGCCATGGGCCATGTAGGACTTGGCGTAGCCAGAGAGCATCTCCCGAAAGAGATCGCCCGCAGCCTGCCGGTGTTGGGGCGAGGACCAATCGATCTCCTGACGGAAGCGCCGAATCCACTCGCCCGACATCCTCACGTCGCAGTCGCCGACGCGACAGTTCCGCAGGCAGTTGAGGTCTCCGGCGGGGAGAGAAAGGTCGCTGAAGTCACGGAGAGTGGGCGGGGAGCCTATCTCCTGGATAGCCAGGACGTCGCCGTCTCCACGCCGCCCCTCGACATCCCGGAGACGGTCGAGGGCCTGGTCAGCCGAGGATCGGACCCGCAGGACGCCGATCGCCATCACCTCTGACCGGTCCCGGGTCTCGACGACCCTAGCCACGGCCCGGCCCCGATCGATGGTGCGGACGTCATCCTCGGTTAGAGATTCCTCGCGGGGGACGAAGAAGGGGCGAGCGCTCCAAATGGCGGCGTGACCACCGGCCTGGTAGGGCGCCAGCAGAAGCCCGAGCAGCGCGGTTGCCGCCCCGACCCGGGCTGGCTCGAAGAGCATTTTTCCTTGTACCGCGGCCCCATGACGAGATCATCACGATCCGGTGACGATCGAAAGAAGGGCTTGAGGCTTCCCCGCGCAACCCTCGCTGGAGAAAAGGAACACGTTCTTAACAGGAATGCCCTTCAGCCCAGGCACGATGGTCTCGAATGTCACGCGCGTCGGGCAGACGGCGCGCGGAAGGGAGGCGCGACCTGTGCCCTGGATTGTTCCTTCCCACCAAGCGCCGGCCCTCCTCTTGAAGGCCTGGCGACCGCGCTGGTTCTCGGGACTGGCGCTGGTCCTGGGGAGCCTCGCCCCCGACCTCGAGTTCATCGTGCCGGTGAGAAGGGAGACCATTCTCGGGCACACCGTGGCCGGACAGATCCTGTTCACGGTTCCAGTCGTGCTCGCCCTCTACGTCCTCACGACGGATCTCGTCATTCCCTGGCTCGTGCCCTACCTATCCCGTTGCTGGCATGATCTGGCTGCGCTGGAGAGGCCGCGGGGCCGAGCCTGGTGGGGGGTCGTGCTCTCGGCCGTTCTAGGCGGGCTCACGCACATCGTCCTCGACGGATTCACCCACGGCGAAGCCTCGGGGGGGTGGGCGGTCCCGTTTTTCCCGCTCCTCAGCCTCAACGTGCCCTCTCCTCTCGGGCCCCTTCCCGTCCATGATCTTCTCCAGATCGTATTCACGGTTGTGCTTGGGGCCGCGGCTTTGGACGCTTGGCGGCGTATCGCAGGTCAGCGGCTCCTTTGGAGTTGGCGGAACCGGTCTCCGCGGCCCGTCCTCGCGGCTTCGCCGACGGGGCGTCGCAGGGTGCTCCGCTGGCTCACGGCCTGCGGCGCCCTCGGGGTGGCGGCAGCGCTCTTCTTCAAGCCGGCGGCGTCAGCGGGGTATGCCTTGGAGCTCGCCGCCTACGGCTTTCTGGACGGGATCGCGGGCGGGATGCTGCTCGGGGCGGCAACGCATCGCCTTCTCCACGCTCGGCTGCGGCGCGAGGCCGCACTGGAGGCGGCAACGCGGGTGAGGCTGCTCCAGCCCGGGGCCGGCGGTTAGGGCCGTACCGCCCGCAACCGGCGGGGGCGAACCTCCGCGGACATATCCACGCGCACGGCGAGACCAAGGGCTTTTTCCAGGAGCTGGGTC from the Vicinamibacteria bacterium genome contains:
- a CDS encoding DUF4184 family protein, translating into MPWIVPSHQAPALLLKAWRPRWFSGLALVLGSLAPDLEFIVPVRRETILGHTVAGQILFTVPVVLALYVLTTDLVIPWLVPYLSRCWHDLAALERPRGRAWWGVVLSAVLGGLTHIVLDGFTHGEASGGWAVPFFPLLSLNVPSPLGPLPVHDLLQIVFTVVLGAAALDAWRRIAGQRLLWSWRNRSPRPVLAASPTGRRRVLRWLTACGALGVAAALFFKPAASAGYALELAAYGFLDGIAGGMLLGAATHRLLHARLRREAALEAATRVRLLQPGAGG